One Parachlamydia sp. AcF125 DNA segment encodes these proteins:
- a CDS encoding aconitate hydratase has product MSQPNLIDTFSTLKSLNNDQTRYYYSLPAFEEQKIAKISRLPISIRIMLESLLRNCDEKRVRKEDVLRLASWSPQGPYKGEVPFMVSRVILQDFTGVPLLVDLAAMRDAVATRNLDAILIEPEVPVDLVIDHSVQVDRSGTKDAFDFNLKVEFERNQERYEFLRWGQQAFKTFKVVPPGIGIVHQVNLEHIAKVVFANQKEGILLLSPDTVVGTDSHTTMINGLGVLGWGVGGIEAEGAMLDQPNVLQMPEVIGVHLTGHLSEGVTATDLTLSITQLLRKENVVGKFVEFFGEGTASLTVADRATISNMAPEYGATVGYFPVDEKTMEYLRLTGREEKDIAQIEEYLKAQKLFGIPRQGEIDFTKVLEFDLSSLKPGVAGPKRPQDRIELIHLKDKFRQILKNPIQGGGYGKSEDELQQAVGVHSKGAFSMTIPQDTGGTHFLDTKQEGEPAWDEVEMVTNRPFNPAITNPGYGEAENCDIVLKHGSIVIAAITSCTNTSNPSVMLGAGLLAKKAVEKGLKINPLIKTSLAPGSRIVTDYLVKADLQKYLDALGFQLVAYGCTTCIGNSGPLEDNIENALKDYDLIAASVLSGNRNFEARIHSAVKANFLMSPPLVIAFALAGRVDIDFEKETLGMGKDGKPVFLKDIWPSRQEIQETVARCIDPGMFKKRYGRILEDNPIWQNIQVNTAGVYQWDEKSSYIQKPPYFEGFTLELPSRPPLHDLRPLALFGDSVTTDHISPAGSIGVDTPAGKYLISLGIGKRDFNSYGSRRGNHHVMVRGTFANVRIRNRMAGDKEGGFTKLMPEGSVMPIFEACQIYAKRNISLIVFAGKDYGMGSSRDWAAKGPALLGVKAVVAQSFERIHRTNLIGMGVLPLQFKPGENWESLGITGEETFSLMGIENQLSSRQEVTLEIKKGDEFKKAQLILRLDTPIEVEYYRHGGILPYVLRQILAKKRSSSIP; this is encoded by the coding sequence ATGTCTCAACCCAATCTAATTGATACTTTTAGTACTTTGAAATCTCTAAATAACGATCAAACACGTTATTACTACTCTTTGCCAGCATTTGAAGAGCAAAAGATTGCAAAGATTAGCCGTCTTCCCATCAGTATTCGGATTATGTTGGAATCCTTACTGAGAAATTGCGATGAGAAAAGGGTTCGCAAGGAAGATGTATTGAGATTAGCAAGCTGGTCCCCACAAGGCCCCTATAAAGGGGAAGTACCTTTTATGGTATCGAGAGTCATCTTACAAGACTTCACAGGCGTGCCTCTCTTAGTTGATTTAGCCGCTATGCGGGATGCCGTGGCAACAAGAAACCTCGACGCTATCTTGATTGAACCAGAAGTGCCTGTAGACCTCGTCATTGACCATTCTGTGCAAGTGGATCGGTCCGGAACAAAAGATGCTTTTGATTTTAACTTAAAAGTGGAATTTGAACGCAACCAAGAACGGTATGAATTTTTACGTTGGGGACAACAAGCTTTCAAAACGTTCAAAGTTGTCCCCCCTGGGATAGGGATTGTTCATCAAGTCAACTTAGAACATATTGCTAAAGTTGTCTTTGCCAATCAAAAAGAGGGGATTTTGCTTCTTAGCCCTGACACTGTTGTGGGAACAGACTCACATACCACCATGATCAATGGCCTCGGAGTCTTAGGATGGGGCGTGGGTGGAATTGAAGCGGAAGGGGCCATGCTAGATCAACCAAACGTTTTACAGATGCCCGAAGTGATTGGAGTACACTTGACAGGCCACCTATCAGAGGGGGTCACGGCAACAGATCTCACCCTTTCCATCACTCAATTACTGCGCAAAGAAAACGTCGTAGGAAAATTTGTAGAATTCTTTGGAGAGGGAACTGCAAGCTTAACTGTGGCCGATAGAGCCACGATTAGCAATATGGCCCCTGAATATGGAGCGACCGTAGGATATTTTCCTGTCGATGAGAAGACAATGGAATATCTCCGCTTAACCGGAAGAGAAGAAAAAGATATCGCGCAAATTGAAGAATATTTAAAAGCCCAAAAATTATTTGGAATTCCTAGGCAAGGTGAAATTGACTTTACCAAAGTTCTTGAATTTGACCTTTCCTCTCTTAAGCCAGGAGTTGCCGGGCCAAAACGTCCCCAAGATCGAATTGAACTTATTCATCTCAAAGATAAATTTCGCCAAATCTTAAAAAATCCAATTCAAGGTGGTGGCTATGGAAAAAGCGAAGATGAGCTTCAACAAGCGGTAGGTGTGCATTCAAAAGGAGCTTTTTCTATGACTATTCCGCAGGATACCGGCGGCACCCATTTCCTCGACACCAAGCAGGAAGGAGAGCCTGCCTGGGATGAAGTAGAAATGGTGACCAATCGCCCATTCAATCCAGCCATTACTAATCCAGGCTATGGCGAAGCAGAAAACTGCGACATTGTCTTAAAACATGGATCGATTGTAATTGCCGCTATCACCAGCTGTACAAACACTAGTAATCCAAGCGTCATGCTAGGAGCTGGATTGCTCGCTAAAAAAGCGGTGGAAAAAGGACTCAAAATCAATCCTTTAATCAAAACAAGCTTAGCTCCAGGTTCTCGCATAGTGACCGATTATCTTGTTAAAGCAGACCTCCAAAAATATTTGGACGCTTTAGGCTTTCAACTTGTAGCCTACGGATGCACCACCTGTATTGGAAATAGTGGCCCTCTAGAGGATAATATTGAAAATGCCCTTAAGGATTATGATTTAATAGCAGCCAGCGTGCTGAGTGGCAATCGTAACTTTGAAGCTAGAATTCACAGTGCGGTTAAAGCCAATTTTTTGATGTCCCCTCCTCTCGTTATCGCCTTTGCCCTCGCAGGAAGAGTAGACATCGATTTTGAAAAAGAAACGCTAGGGATGGGAAAAGACGGCAAGCCGGTGTTTCTAAAAGATATTTGGCCTTCTAGGCAAGAAATCCAAGAAACCGTTGCCCGCTGTATCGATCCGGGCATGTTTAAAAAAAGGTATGGGCGCATCCTAGAAGACAATCCCATTTGGCAAAATATCCAAGTCAATACGGCGGGAGTCTACCAGTGGGATGAAAAGAGCAGCTATATTCAAAAACCGCCTTATTTTGAGGGTTTTACCCTCGAATTACCCTCTAGACCCCCCTTGCACGATTTGCGTCCTCTGGCTCTCTTTGGAGATTCCGTCACCACAGATCATATTTCTCCGGCCGGTTCTATCGGAGTGGATACACCCGCTGGCAAATACCTGATTTCTTTAGGGATTGGTAAAAGAGATTTTAATAGCTACGGAAGCCGCCGTGGAAATCATCATGTCATGGTGCGGGGAACATTCGCTAACGTTCGAATTCGCAATAGAATGGCAGGCGATAAAGAGGGAGGATTTACAAAGCTGATGCCCGAAGGCTCGGTGATGCCTATTTTTGAAGCTTGCCAAATCTACGCTAAAAGAAATATTTCGCTCATTGTTTTTGCGGGAAAAGATTATGGGATGGGTAGCTCTCGAGATTGGGCTGCTAAAGGACCTGCACTTCTGGGGGTTAAAGCCGTGGTGGCTCAAAGCTTTGAAAGGATCCATCGCACAAATTTAATTGGCATGGGGGTTTTGCCTCTCCAATTTAAACCGGGCGAAAATTGGGAAAGCCTAGGAATCACAGGAGAGGAAACATTTTCACTCATGGGCATAGAAAATCAGCTCTCGAGCAGGCAAGAAGTCACATTGGAAATTAAAAAAGGAGATGAATTCAAAAAAGCTCAATTAATTTTGCGTTTAGATACACCTATTGAGGTTGAATATTATCGCCATGGGGGAATTTTGCCGTATGTCCTGCGTCAAATCCTGGCAAAAAAGAGATCCTCGTCCATTCCATAA
- a CDS encoding UTP--glucose-1-phosphate uridylyltransferase translates to MRLQSGLIDCETRPNSLQPNDDGIATPLFNPAKTCMIATFPCLSLEKQKIELEPLIESLKKSSFIEKKIELITQFKQVAQEFDTLTKQYPFIARASSEGILCIKSLLAIDQGHLFSQEKGDFEENQAPFNLLLEQLLPIETFYQEIGGLIGYHYAVISLILEQKNPPEISPSRSYHHPKGYDFSRKNDRTWEAIKWGIEGLPSMAHIYPVGGAGDRLNLIDETTQEPLPAAQLLFCGRTLLEGLLRDLQAKEYLYYKLYGKQLTTPVAMMTSHEKNNHQHICQICEQNRWFHRSRKNFFLFIQPLVPVITQEGQWLLKNPFSLLLKPGGHGVIWKLAKDYGLFEWFNKKQRRYALIRQINNPLAGTDDTLLAFMGIGGHENKVFGFASCPRYLNTSEGMNVVVEDRIQDSYRYCITNIEYTEFKKHSLRDMPCEEGSLFSAFPANTNILFANLEKIEKAIENYPLPGKLINMKACVSIERPEGTKEIPAGRLETTMQNIADEIFDCFAAPLEAKDYTLLKTYLTYHKRLKTISVTKHSLFPEGSIAETPEKCFYDLMQNMHELLNSACHIEMPGIPAEEDYLKTGPTFIALLHPALGPLYSITAQKIQNGKITNQSELILEIAEVRIENLELHGSLKIWAERILGHLDQEEVLHYSEQNGKCILKNVTVINKGIDFSQKNIFWKQEVYHLESLQINIHGSGEFIAENVAFIGPTIIEVPDGHRVRAYYKNGQIAYEVTKIESPSWHWSYSWDSRQQIKLTQIFS, encoded by the coding sequence ATGCGATTACAATCCGGGCTAATAGATTGCGAGACGCGCCCTAATTCTCTACAGCCGAACGATGATGGGATTGCGACGCCATTGTTCAACCCGGCCAAAACGTGTATGATAGCAACTTTTCCCTGTTTGTCGCTTGAAAAGCAAAAAATTGAGCTTGAACCCTTAATAGAATCTCTTAAAAAAAGCTCTTTCATTGAAAAAAAAATCGAGCTGATTACTCAGTTTAAACAAGTTGCCCAAGAATTTGATACATTAACCAAGCAATATCCTTTTATTGCTAGGGCCTCTTCAGAAGGCATTTTATGCATAAAATCCCTATTAGCAATCGATCAAGGACACCTTTTTTCTCAAGAAAAGGGAGACTTTGAAGAAAACCAGGCCCCTTTTAATCTGCTATTGGAACAACTGTTGCCGATTGAAACCTTTTATCAAGAAATAGGCGGCTTAATTGGATATCACTATGCTGTTATTTCTTTAATCTTAGAGCAAAAAAATCCTCCCGAAATATCCCCAAGCCGTTCTTATCATCATCCAAAAGGGTACGATTTTTCGCGCAAAAACGATAGAACCTGGGAAGCTATTAAATGGGGAATTGAGGGTCTGCCCTCCATGGCTCACATCTACCCTGTCGGAGGTGCAGGAGATCGCTTAAATTTGATAGATGAGACCACTCAAGAACCTTTGCCTGCCGCCCAATTGCTTTTCTGTGGAAGGACACTTCTAGAAGGATTATTGCGCGATTTACAAGCGAAAGAATATCTCTATTATAAGCTTTATGGAAAGCAGCTCACTACACCTGTTGCGATGATGACTTCTCACGAAAAAAATAATCATCAGCACATTTGCCAAATTTGTGAACAGAATCGGTGGTTTCACCGATCGCGGAAAAATTTTTTCCTTTTCATTCAACCCCTTGTCCCTGTTATCACCCAAGAAGGGCAATGGCTTCTAAAAAATCCTTTTTCCCTTCTATTAAAACCTGGCGGCCATGGAGTCATCTGGAAGCTTGCAAAAGATTATGGCCTATTCGAATGGTTTAACAAAAAACAAAGGCGGTACGCTCTCATACGTCAAATCAATAACCCTCTGGCAGGAACAGATGATACTTTGTTGGCATTTATGGGAATAGGAGGCCACGAAAACAAAGTATTTGGGTTTGCTTCTTGCCCGCGCTACCTGAATACGTCTGAGGGAATGAACGTGGTAGTTGAAGATAGGATCCAAGACTCTTATCGCTATTGTATAACCAATATTGAATATACCGAATTCAAAAAACACAGCTTAAGAGATATGCCTTGTGAAGAAGGTAGCCTATTTTCTGCTTTTCCTGCAAACACCAACATTTTATTTGCTAATTTGGAAAAAATAGAAAAGGCCATCGAAAACTATCCGCTTCCTGGCAAACTCATCAATATGAAAGCATGCGTGTCGATTGAACGCCCTGAAGGAACGAAAGAGATCCCAGCAGGAAGGCTTGAAACCACCATGCAAAATATTGCCGATGAAATTTTTGATTGTTTTGCTGCTCCTTTAGAAGCCAAGGACTATACTTTATTAAAAACATATTTAACGTACCATAAAAGGCTTAAAACTATTTCCGTTACAAAGCATAGCTTATTTCCTGAGGGTTCTATAGCAGAAACTCCTGAAAAATGTTTTTACGATCTCATGCAGAATATGCACGAGCTTCTAAACAGCGCATGCCATATTGAGATGCCTGGTATACCGGCTGAAGAAGATTATCTCAAAACAGGTCCCACCTTTATTGCTCTCCTACATCCCGCTTTAGGTCCCCTTTATTCCATTACCGCTCAGAAAATCCAAAATGGCAAAATAACCAACCAAAGTGAGTTGATTCTAGAAATTGCTGAAGTAAGGATTGAAAATTTAGAACTGCACGGAAGCTTAAAGATTTGGGCTGAGCGCATATTAGGCCACCTTGATCAAGAGGAGGTCCTCCATTACAGTGAGCAAAATGGTAAGTGTATTTTAAAAAATGTCACAGTCATCAATAAAGGGATTGACTTTTCCCAAAAAAATATTTTCTGGAAGCAAGAGGTTTATCATTTAGAAAGCCTGCAAATCAATATTCACGGAAGTGGAGAATTTATTGCTGAGAATGTCGCTTTTATTGGCCCCACTATAATTGAAGTTCCAGATGGGCATAGAGTGCGCGCCTATTATAAAAATGGGCAAATCGCCTATGAAGTCACCAAGATTGAGAGCCCTTCTTGGCACTGGTCTTATAGCTGGGATTCTCGACAGCAAATAAAGCTTACCCAAATTTTTTCATAA
- a CDS encoding SWIB/MDM2 domain-containing protein produces the protein MSKEKEPKKNSAFMKPVYLSETLEELIGKGPMARTEVTKKVWEYIKKHKLQDATNKRNINPDAKLAKVLGSNQPIDMFKMTSKIAKHLKETEVAASH, from the coding sequence ATGAGCAAAGAAAAAGAACCGAAGAAAAATTCTGCATTTATGAAACCGGTGTATTTAAGCGAAACTTTGGAAGAACTCATTGGAAAAGGTCCAATGGCTAGAACCGAAGTTACAAAAAAAGTATGGGAATATATTAAAAAGCATAAGCTTCAAGATGCAACTAATAAGCGCAATATCAACCCAGATGCGAAGTTAGCGAAAGTTTTAGGCTCCAATCAGCCGATTGATATGTTCAAAATGACAAGCAAAATTGCTAAACATTTAAAAGAAACTGAAGTGGCAGCAAGCCATTAA
- the lpxG gene encoding UDP-2,3-diacylglucosamine diphosphatase LpxG, with amino-acid sequence MGNSNNQKTAKHFHHWLWDAWCIFSVIGIWPRFIEPNLLKVSRIDLDIPHLPLALDGLKIVQFSDLHLNNAVSSFFLRKIIRKIKLLNPDLLFFTGDFLCKGVLDDRKRMKKFFNSLRARYGCYAIFGNHDYEKCISINHEGDYDVVENIQSNLLNGFQRLFSDVKVTGTIVERARKVDLHPELVSVLQETSFKCLHNETEQVAIGDSFLNICGLGEYMAGRCLPEIAFKNYDKQYPGIILVHNPDSTALLESYPGEVVLSGHTHGCQINLPWMWKKFTKLENMALQKGLFRVFDKWVYVNRGVGGIMKFRWFSVPEILFLTLRKKS; translated from the coding sequence ATGGGAAATTCTAACAATCAAAAAACAGCTAAACATTTTCATCACTGGTTATGGGATGCTTGGTGCATTTTTTCTGTTATAGGAATATGGCCGCGCTTCATTGAACCTAATTTGTTGAAAGTTTCTCGAATCGATTTAGATATTCCCCATTTGCCCTTAGCTTTGGATGGATTAAAAATCGTTCAGTTTAGCGATCTACATTTGAATAACGCCGTTTCCTCTTTTTTCTTAAGAAAAATAATCCGCAAAATAAAGCTCCTCAACCCTGATTTACTTTTTTTTACGGGAGATTTTTTATGTAAAGGGGTATTAGACGATCGGAAAAGAATGAAAAAGTTTTTTAACTCTTTGCGCGCTCGCTATGGATGTTATGCGATTTTTGGAAATCATGATTATGAAAAATGTATTTCGATCAACCATGAAGGGGATTATGACGTGGTTGAGAATATTCAATCGAACCTTTTGAACGGTTTTCAACGCTTGTTTAGTGATGTAAAGGTAACCGGAACCATTGTAGAGCGTGCGCGGAAAGTCGACCTTCATCCTGAGCTAGTTTCTGTTTTGCAAGAAACCTCTTTTAAGTGTTTGCATAATGAAACCGAGCAGGTTGCAATTGGGGACAGCTTTTTAAATATCTGTGGATTAGGTGAATACATGGCAGGGCGCTGCTTGCCAGAAATAGCTTTTAAAAACTATGACAAACAATATCCAGGAATTATTCTAGTGCACAATCCAGATAGCACCGCTTTGCTTGAATCTTATCCCGGAGAAGTGGTTTTGTCAGGACATACGCATGGATGCCAAATTAATCTTCCGTGGATGTGGAAGAAATTTACCAAGCTAGAAAATATGGCTCTTCAAAAGGGTCTCTTTCGAGTATTCGATAAATGGGTGTATGTTAATCGAGGAGTAGGCGGAATTATGAAATTTCGCTGGTTTTCCGTTCCTGAAATTTTGTTTTTGACGTTGAGAAAAAAATCATGA
- the ispD gene encoding 2-C-methyl-D-erythritol 4-phosphate cytidylyltransferase has protein sequence MRELASVILLAGGRGSRMRQAMPKQFLPLAGKPLVFFSLECFMALPEILEIVVVCDPVYHSLFANYMRDPRLRFALPGPRRQDSVWNGLQTIKQPPQIVCIHDAARPCIDQLLVKRVLKAAREHGAATAGMPLKFTLKQSTAAGFVDKTLDRSLLWEIQTPQAIDFCLLHQGFKKVHELNREVTDDVSMVELLEKPVKLVEGDYANLKITTPEDLIVAEQWLAKKSAENSQAGGCGL, from the coding sequence ATGAGGGAGCTGGCCAGCGTTATCCTTTTAGCAGGAGGCAGGGGATCTCGCATGCGTCAAGCTATGCCTAAACAGTTCTTACCTTTAGCTGGTAAGCCCCTTGTATTTTTTAGTTTAGAATGTTTTATGGCTTTGCCAGAAATTTTAGAAATTGTAGTGGTCTGCGATCCCGTTTACCATTCTTTATTTGCTAATTATATGCGTGACCCACGTCTTCGCTTTGCTTTACCAGGCCCCCGAAGGCAAGATTCAGTATGGAATGGTTTGCAAACGATTAAGCAGCCTCCTCAAATTGTTTGCATTCACGACGCGGCAAGGCCCTGTATTGATCAACTTTTAGTTAAGCGTGTTTTAAAGGCTGCCAGAGAGCATGGTGCAGCGACTGCAGGAATGCCCCTTAAATTTACTCTCAAACAAAGTACAGCTGCAGGCTTTGTCGATAAAACTTTAGACCGTTCTTTGTTGTGGGAAATACAAACTCCTCAAGCGATAGATTTTTGTTTACTTCACCAGGGTTTTAAAAAAGTGCACGAGCTAAATAGGGAGGTCACGGATGACGTATCTATGGTAGAACTTTTAGAAAAGCCGGTCAAACTTGTGGAAGGAGACTATGCGAATTTAAAAATTACGACGCCCGAAGATCTAATTGTGGCAGAACAGTGGCTTGCCAAAAAAAGTGCTGAGAATTCACAGGCAGGTGGCTGTGGCTTATAA
- the truA gene encoding tRNA pseudouridine(38-40) synthase TruA, whose amino-acid sequence MAYKYKITLAYDGTHYSGWQIQPNALAIQEIVEKEIGKIVRQPVRVVASGRTDAGVHARGQVAHFSTDEEFDLNRFLLSINGLLPKDIRIKDICPVPLDFHAQYSVSSKAYHYHLTLSRVQSPFVRFYAWHIRQKIDFSLLQEATQFFVGTHDFTSFANEAHREHPQNAVRTIKRVEVVLEEEGCRLEFEGNGFLYKMVRNIVGIILEVASGYRPLEDIPQIFLAKDRTKAGKAAPPHGLFLHQVDFPESALLMKSCLG is encoded by the coding sequence GTGGCTTATAAATATAAAATCACCCTTGCCTATGATGGAACGCATTATAGTGGCTGGCAGATTCAACCTAATGCACTTGCTATCCAAGAAATTGTGGAAAAAGAAATTGGTAAAATTGTTCGTCAGCCCGTGCGTGTTGTGGCTTCAGGGAGGACCGATGCGGGAGTGCATGCTAGAGGGCAAGTGGCTCATTTTTCTACTGATGAAGAATTTGATCTGAACCGCTTTTTATTGTCGATAAATGGGCTTTTGCCTAAAGATATTCGGATCAAAGACATTTGTCCTGTCCCTCTTGATTTTCATGCTCAGTATAGCGTGAGTAGCAAAGCTTATCACTATCATTTAACTCTTTCTCGTGTGCAAAGTCCTTTTGTGAGATTTTATGCCTGGCATATCCGGCAAAAAATTGACTTTTCTCTTTTACAAGAAGCCACTCAGTTTTTTGTAGGAACACACGATTTCACCTCATTTGCCAATGAAGCGCATCGCGAACATCCTCAAAATGCTGTTCGCACCATTAAAAGAGTGGAGGTTGTTTTAGAAGAAGAGGGATGTCGCCTGGAGTTTGAAGGAAATGGGTTTCTCTACAAAATGGTCAGAAATATTGTCGGCATTATATTAGAAGTGGCGAGTGGCTACCGACCCCTCGAAGATATTCCCCAAATTTTTTTAGCGAAGGACCGGACAAAAGCGGGGAAAGCTGCCCCTCCGCATGGCCTTTTTTTGCATCAAGTGGATTTTCCGGAAAGTGCACTGCTGATGAAAAGTTGCTTAGGTTGA
- a CDS encoding FAD-dependent thymidylate synthase, producing the protein MLLDDYEEFSESQLKILERYVTNTHSHVFVLRNLPEVIKGALFSRYSRSTLGLRTLLLKEFIANNEESAFAAIAGGESGETSEWQNAQTAAIRKAQNFYDRILDGYGDDSIGELGGAHLAIENISMIAAKLIEDARIGGSPLEKSTRYVYFDQKVKGENLFYKEPILMTSAYRDLYVNTCNMLFDTYSKLIPPLTTMIEEKMPKDQATSKSAYAAAVRAKVLDCLRGLLPAGTLTNMGIFGNGRFYEQLIHKMHCNNLAELQDLGKRTYEELGKVIPSFIRRADLFHHTHQSFARYYEAMQAEIAVVTAQNTNFPERMMEPGVRLLSSDSEAVVKVAAALLFAHSDKGYHDLLQYCRKLPEEGIARILDAACSARENRRHKSPRALEHANFTFEMVTDFGVYRDLHRHRLLTQERQFLSCDYGFYVPPELVGTELEEPYLQALHAAKEAYDTMSTELPEEAQYVVPMAYNVRWYFHVNLRALQWICELRSAAAGHAGYRFIAQEMAKKVSQAFPQFERFFKFVDFEGYDLGRLDQEIRKEEKQLRQ; encoded by the coding sequence ATGTTATTAGACGATTACGAAGAATTTAGTGAAAGTCAGCTTAAAATTCTTGAGCGTTATGTAACGAATACTCACAGCCACGTTTTTGTTTTGCGCAACTTACCCGAAGTGATTAAGGGAGCATTATTTTCACGTTATTCAAGGTCCACCTTGGGTTTACGCACTCTTCTTTTAAAAGAATTTATAGCGAATAATGAAGAGAGCGCTTTTGCGGCTATTGCAGGAGGGGAATCGGGGGAGACTTCTGAATGGCAGAATGCTCAGACTGCAGCGATTCGAAAAGCCCAAAATTTTTATGACCGCATTTTAGATGGATATGGGGATGATTCTATTGGAGAATTGGGGGGAGCGCATTTAGCCATTGAAAATATTTCTATGATTGCAGCTAAATTGATAGAAGACGCGCGCATTGGAGGTTCTCCACTCGAAAAATCGACCCGATATGTTTATTTTGACCAAAAAGTAAAAGGGGAAAATCTTTTTTATAAAGAACCGATTTTAATGACCTCTGCTTATCGGGATTTATACGTCAACACCTGCAACATGTTGTTTGATACTTATAGTAAACTTATTCCTCCTCTCACCACTATGATTGAAGAAAAAATGCCAAAAGATCAGGCAACTTCAAAATCTGCCTATGCGGCAGCTGTGCGTGCAAAGGTTTTAGATTGTTTGCGAGGGTTGTTGCCGGCCGGAACCTTGACTAATATGGGGATCTTTGGCAATGGGCGTTTTTATGAACAATTAATTCATAAAATGCATTGCAATAATTTAGCTGAATTACAAGATTTAGGTAAGCGTACTTACGAAGAGCTAGGTAAAGTGATTCCCTCCTTTATTCGTCGAGCTGACCTTTTCCACCATACCCACCAAAGTTTTGCCCGTTATTATGAAGCCATGCAGGCGGAAATAGCGGTAGTGACTGCCCAAAATACAAATTTTCCTGAAAGGATGATGGAGCCAGGAGTGAGGCTGCTTTCTTCCGACTCAGAGGCTGTAGTTAAAGTGGCTGCTGCCTTACTCTTTGCTCATTCAGATAAAGGATATCACGATCTATTGCAATATTGTCGCAAATTGCCAGAAGAAGGAATTGCGCGTATCCTGGACGCAGCTTGCAGCGCCCGAGAAAATCGAAGGCACAAATCGCCGCGCGCACTAGAGCATGCAAACTTTACTTTTGAAATGGTGACAGATTTTGGAGTGTACCGCGATTTGCATCGCCATCGTTTGTTGACTCAAGAAAGACAATTTTTGAGCTGCGATTATGGTTTTTATGTGCCCCCAGAACTGGTGGGAACAGAGCTGGAAGAGCCATACCTGCAGGCATTGCATGCTGCTAAAGAAGCTTATGATACGATGTCGACGGAATTACCAGAGGAAGCACAGTATGTCGTTCCAATGGCCTACAACGTCCGGTGGTATTTTCACGTGAATTTGCGCGCTTTGCAGTGGATTTGTGAGCTACGTTCGGCAGCCGCAGGGCATGCTGGATATCGTTTCATTGCTCAAGAAATGGCGAAAAAAGTCAGCCAAGCTTTCCCTCAATTTGAACGTTTTTTCAAATTTGTGGATTTTGAAGGATACGATCTTGGAAGATTAGATCAAGAAATTCGAAAGGAAGAAAAGCAGTTGCGCCAGTAA
- a CDS encoding zinc ribbon domain-containing protein, producing the protein MPTYDYTCQKCGHQLEVNQKITAEPLTTCPACSNDSLRRGPGGGSSLLIRGKDFYYTDYGPGKQAASKQEGSCCPCGKNASQCDS; encoded by the coding sequence ATGCCAACATACGATTATACATGCCAAAAATGTGGCCATCAATTAGAAGTAAATCAGAAAATTACTGCTGAACCCCTTACCACCTGCCCTGCCTGCTCTAACGATTCTCTGCGAAGAGGGCCTGGGGGCGGGAGCAGCTTGCTTATTAGAGGAAAAGACTTTTATTATACGGATTACGGACCAGGCAAACAGGCTGCTTCCAAGCAGGAAGGGAGCTGTTGCCCATGTGGAAAAAATGCCTCTCAGTGCGATTCTTAG